In one window of Haemophilus parainfluenzae DNA:
- a CDS encoding 23S rRNA (adenine(2030)-N(6))-methyltransferase RlmJ, with the protein MLSYRHSFHAGNHADVLKHIVLMLILENLSLKEKGFYYLDTHSGVGRYRLSSNESEKTGEYKEGIGRLWERTDLPEEIVRYVEIIKKLNYGGKELRYYAGSPMIAAQLLRSQDRALLTELHPSDFPLLRNNFKEFKNITTKSENGFQQLKATLPPKERRGLVLIDPPYELKEDYDLVVKAIEEGYKRFATGTYAIWYPVVLRQQTKRIFKGLEATGIRKILKIELAVRPDSDQRGMTASGMVVINPPWQLEQQMNVILPYLTQTLVPEGTGSWTMEWIVPE; encoded by the coding sequence ATGTTAAGTTATCGCCACAGTTTTCATGCTGGCAACCACGCCGATGTGCTTAAGCACATTGTACTAATGCTGATTCTAGAAAATCTTTCACTAAAAGAAAAAGGTTTCTACTATCTCGACACCCATTCTGGTGTGGGTCGCTATCGTTTAAGTTCTAACGAATCAGAAAAAACGGGCGAATATAAAGAAGGAATAGGCAGACTTTGGGAAAGAACAGATTTACCCGAAGAAATTGTTCGCTATGTGGAAATTATTAAGAAGCTCAATTATGGTGGCAAAGAATTACGCTATTATGCTGGGTCGCCAATGATTGCCGCTCAATTATTGCGTTCACAAGATCGCGCTTTGCTCACCGAATTACATCCGAGCGATTTTCCATTATTGCGCAATAATTTCAAAGAGTTTAAGAATATCACCACAAAATCAGAAAATGGTTTCCAACAACTCAAAGCGACACTTCCACCAAAAGAACGCAGAGGTTTGGTGCTTATTGATCCACCTTATGAATTAAAAGAAGATTATGATTTGGTAGTTAAAGCGATCGAAGAAGGTTATAAACGCTTTGCGACAGGCACTTATGCGATTTGGTATCCTGTGGTTCTACGTCAACAAACAAAACGCATTTTTAAAGGATTAGAAGCAACGGGAATTCGTAAAATTTTGAAAATTGAATTGGCTGTTCGTCCTGATAGCGATCAACGTGGTATGACCGCAAGTGGAATGGTGGTGATTAACCCACCTTGGCAATTAGAACAGCAAATGAATGTTATTTTGCCTTATTTAACTCAAACACTCGTCCCTGAAGGTACAGGAAGTTGGACAATGGAATGGATTGTGCCGGAATAA